DNA sequence from the Gloeocapsopsis sp. IPPAS B-1203 genome:
AACCCGCACTTAGAGCTAGAAGCGCTCTTAGAACAATTGCGCGAACAAGAAGAAGACACTTTGAAGTTAATCGCGGATTTGCAGTTGCAAGAAAAACGAGCGCAAGATGAAATTTTAGCAACTGCTCAAGAAATCCAACGGTGGCACGTTCGTGTAGAAAAAGCTAAGGCTGCCAATAGACTCGATCTCGCTCAACCAGCACAAGAACGCGAAGCTGCTTTGTTACGAGAAGGTAATCAGCGTTGGGGGCATATGCAGGGTTTAAAAGAACGCATTACCCAAGCAAAAGAATTGCTGCGGCAAATTCAACAAAGACGGCAAGAAGTTCAAAGTAAAGCAACAGAAGCACAAACAAATCGTGCTAATTATCAAGCACAGCAACTTTGGGAAACTGATGGTTGGAATCGTCGGGCGCGATCGCAAGGAGCAGATGATCTTGAAGCGACTTTTCAACGTTGGGAAACTCAAGAGGAGTTAGACCAGTTAAAACGAAACATGGGAAGATAGTACTTTCGTTAAAAAACAAACTATCGGTGAGTTGGTAAAAGGTAATTGCTTTGCCTTATTAGACTACAAGCTACATTGCAGTTGATGAATTGGGCTTAAGATTAAGTAAATTTTTATTGTTCGCTGCTGAGTTAGTTTGAGATTTCGCACAGCGATCGCAATCCTTCCTAATTTCTTGGACTCGCAATTACACGCCTAATAATTACTGGTTGCTATTAGCTATTACCTTTTACCGTTTTTTACTAGTTACATAGTTGAAATTAAGCCTGACTGCTTTTCTAAAGTTTCAGGAACATTACTGTGTCCTGAGAGACAAAAGCTATAGCTTGTACAAAATAAGGGCGAACGATGGGACTCGAACCCACGAATGGAGGAACCACAATCCTCTGCCTTAACCACTTGGCTACGCTCGCCATCGCATTATTGATTATACCACTTTTTATTTGTAGCTTGATTGATCAAACAGAAAATATGAAAAATTCGCATATTATTACTTATGTTGGAGTTGCAGCCCTTGCAGGTATAGGAATCACAATGGCTGTTACTAACCCCAGCTTGCCTGCTTACGAAGTATATGCAGTACAAAGGTTGACAGAATACTTAAAAAGTGACGTATGTCCTCAAGTGCCAGAGGTTTTCGGGAATATTTTACAACGCAACTGCGCTAAGATTGTCGATTCGAGTCAAGCTCAAATGCGGTTAATTATTACACAAGCAACACAGCAGCAAAATTTTGTCTTTTTTAGTATTTACCGCACAGATTTATCATTAAATCCATTACTTCCGTCTTACCAATTTGAAACTGTGGGAGTTTTCAATAATTTTTATACTTATCGCGCCCAACAACAGTAAGCTTATTCATAAACTCGGATGAATTCTAAAGGAAGTCCATCTGCATCAGCGATAAAGGCAACTTCGTAACAGCGATCGCCAATTTGCTGTTGAGTTGGTTCTAAAAGGACTTTTAAAGCTTGATATTGTTCTGGTTGTGATTGCTGGGCTTCGGTAAAACGATGTTTCAAAGCTGTTAACCACTCAGGTAAATCGTTCGTTACAGTACCCAGATCAAACGATAAGTGGTAATACCCAACATAATGCTCATCATTGAAAGCATCAGGTGCAGGGCGTGGTTCGGGAATCTGAATGAGTTCAATTCTGCCGCCGAGTCCTTCCATCCAGCAAGCCAAGGTGTAGCCTGTTGTAAAGCGATCGCATACCGTGAATCCCAAGAGTTCGTAGAAAGCGATCGCGCGATGAATATCAGCAGTCCGAATTGAAGCGTGATGCATTGGAGGAGTGAGGAGCGAGGGGCGAGGCAAAAATAAGTTTAAAGTTCTAACGTGACAACATTCAAACTTTCAAACTTTGTATTTATTCAAATAATCGAAAATAAGGATATCGTACAGGGACACCAGGTTCTTTTTCTAAGTCAAAATTAATCACTTCCCAGCACGGTTCTTCTTTTGGATCAGGACTAAATTCTACAGGCAAACCATAAAGTCTTGGTTTAGCAGTTTCTGATTGTCCTCGCCAGGGCGTACTTCGTTCTAAGTAGCCACTAATCAATTCTTGATAGCGGCGGGCAATAATCACGCGAGTTGCTCGATATCCTTGAGTATAGAGACGATCGAGTGCTTCATGAATTTCAAACCGAATGCCATCAGGATGTGTATGTTGCCGATACCACTCACTATTCCAACGTCGCCAGTGACGCCCTGATTGAAGATGAACAAGTTCGCCTGTTTTTGGTTCTGCTTCAAAAGCGCCGTGACGCGGACACAGATATGTATCGGTCAAAGTCAGTGCCGGAATCGTCTGGCGACAATGAGGACACTGAATTTCGGGACCAAAAATTGGGTACTGTAAGCCTGGGTTGATCATTTAGAGCGAAGCAGCATTGTTCTCTGTACACCAGCGCCGGTAGTTTTATTGTGACATTTTTGCTTCAAAAAGCAGTCATACTTTTTTGCTTGCACTGTCTTTCTATCGGTTTTTACACCATGATATGCTCATAAGACAACCAAATTTTTATTCTTTTGTCACAAATGTGGCTAAATCTTGGTTGAATCTAAGAACAATATCTATTCTACTGTGTCTGTTATATCCTATTGGAGCAATCCTGACCTTTCTGCTGCTGCTTTTGTTGCTGCTAATGCTACAGTTATCGGCAAAGTCACAATTGCAGCCGGAGTAAACGTTTGGTATGGTGCTGTAATTCGTGGTGATATTGAACGAATAGAGATTGGCGAATACACAAATATTCAAGATGGGGCAATTCTGCATGGCGATCCTGGTAAGCCCACAATCTTGGAGGATCATGTCACCGTGGGGCACCGAGCAGTTATACATTCAGCATATATTGAACGAGGCAGTTTAATTGGAATCGGTGCAGTAATCTTGGATGGAGTCAGGATAGGAACTGGAAGCATTATCGGTGCTGGTGCAGTTGTTAACAAAGATGTTCCACCGCGATCGCTTGTTGTCGGAGTTCCTGGCAAATGCATTCGTGAAGTTTCACAGACAGAAGCTGCTGAATTAATTACTCACGCTCGCCGCTACGAGAAGTTAGCCCTAGTTCATGCAGGTAAAGGTACTGATTTAGGATTTACGCCATAGCGCTGAGTGCAACAATACCCTCAAATTACAACAGCAATTCCTTAAATAAACTTCATAATTTCTGAGTTACAGCTTTCTAAGATTAAAAGTTAGAGAGATCTAGAAATTTTGCCAGTTTCGGCTAACAATAAAAGATGAGAACAATTCAAAAATCTTTAATTTCTACTTTCAAGGGGTAAAGATATGGACATTGATATGCGTGTTGCTTTCGTGTTGCTTCCTGTCATTGCTGCAGCAAGTTGGGCACTTTTTAATATTGCTCCTGCAGCAATTAGACAAATTCAGGCTTTTCTAAACAAGGAAGCTTAGGTAACTGGGAGAAGCTGGGGGAGTTGGGGAGACTAGGAGTTGTGAAGTGTTGAGTTCAAGAAAATTTAATTCAAAACTCAACACTCAAAATTCAAAACTAATTACTAGCCACTCACCCCTCACCTCTCACCCCTCTCGTTACGAAGTTACTAATCTTCTACGCAGCTTTTCAGATCTGCGCTTAGCAGTGGAATTATTGGGTTCAAGTTCTAGTGCTTGCTCGTAGGTTTGTAGAGCTTGAGCTGTCAAACTCTTGCGTTCGTAAGCATGACCTAAATTATTCAGTGCAGTGATGTACTGAGGTTGATATTTTAAGGCTTCTTTGTAATTGCGAATTGCCAAGTCGTACTGTTCTTGGGCAAAGTAAGCATAACCTAACCCATTGTATATGGGAGCAACATTTTCCTCAGCTTCTAATTCCGCCGTTTTTAGGGCTTTTTGAAACAGTGAGATGGCTTGAGCATGCACTTTCTTATCTAGATAAATGCTTGCCAACTCATAATACTCTTGAGTTGTTCCTTTTTCTTTGTTGAGCTTTTTTTGAAGCCGCGAGAGTACATTTTCTGTTTTGCGGGTTTTAAAGATCTGACGGAAGATTGTCAAACCAGCTGCTGATAGTAGTACCAGCAAGATAGCAAGATAAACAATAGCTAAAGAGTTATCCATTGTCTGTAGATACAGAAATTAAGTGTTTTTGTTCTATTTTTATTATCAAAGAGATAGGAGACTAGGGCTAGAGGTAAGTCAAGATAAGCAAGACAACTGTTGAGTATAAGCAAGTTGTCTACCTCACTTCTAATATGTTTAACTTGGTTAATATGGTTAGCTGAATAATAAAGGTGAAACAGTAATAGTTTTTAACTATTTAATTTTCGGATCGAGTTTGAACTGGTAAGCCCCAATAGCGGGCACGTTGTTGTAACCATCCTTCAGATAAGTAACGGGCGATCGCAGCGTTTACTTGTTGTCGCAAAGCATTATATTGCAATCCTTTTGGCATGACGACTGCTAGTGGTTCTGCAGATAGCAACGTTGGTAAAAGCCGATATTGTGGATATTCTTGTACCCACCCACTTAGGACACTTGCATCGGCAGCAAAAGCATCGGCCGCATTTGCTTCTAAAAGAGAGTATGCTTGCATGTAAGAATTAACCCCGATTAACTGCGCTGACGGGATGAGATAACGAACTGTGGAAATGGTACTCGAACCTTGCAAAACGGCTATTCTTCTAGCAGCAAAATTGCTGAGGCTCTGTGCTGAAGAATCTTTGGTGATCATTGCAGTGCCGTCAAAGTAGTAAGGAAGACTAAAACTGATTAATCGAGCGCGAGACTCTGTCACCGTAACGTTAGCTATGGTGAAATCGACTTGATTATTTAGAACGACTGCTAGGCGATCGCGGTTGGCAACAGCTTGAAAGCGAATAGCATTATCACTACCTAGCAAGTCTTGAGCTAGACGTCTTGCTAGTTCAATCTCTAGCCCTTGCAGATTTCCTTGGGCGTCACGATAGCCAAGTGGACGTAAATTGTCTTTAACAGCAACTAGCAGATAGCCGCGTTGTTTAATTTCTGGTAAATCAGCAGCATGAGCGGCGATCGCCTGAGGCACTGCGCTACGCGCAATCACAAATGGAAAATTGCCCCAGCGATCGCTGACTATACCTGTGATATTCATGCTAGCTAGAAAAAAGGAACAAATAATCAGCAGAAGCTGACGTTTTACCTTCATCCCCGTGCTTGGTTTGCCATTTCTGCGACTTTACCAAAGCTTGCTGGATCGAGAACTGCCATTTGTGCCAACATTTTGCGATTGAGTTGAATGTTAGCTTTTTTCAAGTTTCCGATCAGTTGGCTATAGCTCATATCATGCTGTCTTGCCGCAGCATTGATGCGGGTAATCCACAACCGCCGAAAATCACGCTTACGTTTTTTGCGATCGCGATAAGCACTGCGTAATGCTTTCATCACTTGCTGATTTGCAGTGCGAAATAAAGTTGAGTGCGAACCGCGAAAACCTTTGGCTAGTTTGAGAATTTTTTTACGACGCTTGCGCGCCACATTACCGCGTTTGACTCGTGTCATCGTTTTTTCCTAGCAAATTACAAATAGGGCAACATAAAGCGAACGTTTTGTTCGTCACGTTCGTCAACAACTTCCATTTGGGACAAGCGACGCTTGCGCGCAGAAGATTTATGCTGTAAGAGGTGGTTTTTGAACGCTTTACGGCGGACTATTTTGCCACTTCCGGTAGCGCGGAATCTTTTTGCCGCTGCTTTTCGGGTTTTGAGTTTTGGCATGAGTTTTTTGTTAATTCGACACAATCTATCATCATACCATCGAGTCGCCTATCTTGCATAATGTAGACGTTCGTCATTAAGAGTTAGGGTATAAATAAAGAATTTTCAGAGAAGGCGAAACAGAGATGGACGTTAAAGCAGCAGTTGCTTGGGACGCAGGACAACCATTGACAATTGAGACTGTGCAACTAGAAGGACCACAAACAGGAGAAGTCTTAGTCGAAATCAAGGCAACTGGAGTCTGCCACACTGATGCTTTCACCCTTTCTGGTGCAGATCCCGAAGGTTTGTTTCCGGCAATTTTAGGGCATGAAGGTGCAGGTGTTGTTGTTGAAGTGGGTTCTGGAGTCAAAAGTCTCAAAGTTGGCGATCGCGTTATTCCGCTTTACACTCCAGAATGCCGCCAGTGTGAATATTGTCTTAGTCGTAAAACAAATCTTTGTCAAGCTATTCGCTCAACTCAAGGGCGTGGTGTAATGCCAGATGGTACAAGTCGTTTTTCACTTGATGGCACGATGCTCCACCACTACATGGGAACATCCACTTTCGCTAATTATACAGTATTACCTGAGATTGCTGTAGCTAAGATTCGTGAAGATGCGCCCTTCGATAAAGTGTGTTACATCGGCTGCGGGGTAACAACAGGTATTGGAGCAGTGATTTACACTGCCAAAGTTGAACCAGGGGCAAAAGTCATCGTTTTCGGATTAGGTGGTATTGGTTTAAATGTGATTCAAGGCGCTCGCATGGTAGGAGCCGAAATGATTGTCGGGGTGGATATTAATCCTAGCAAGCGAGCATTAGCTGAAAAATTTGGCATGACGCACTTTGTCAACCCTAAAGAAGTTGAAGGCGAGCTAGTGCCTCATTTAGTTGATTTAACAAAAGGTGGTGCTGATTATACCTTTGAGTGTATTGGCAACGTGAATGTGATGCGTCAGGCACTAGAATGTTGTCACAAAGGATGGGGTGTCAGTGTCATTATTGGTGTTGCTGCTGCTGGTCAAGAAATTTGCACCCGCCCCTTTCAACTCGTAACCGGACGGGTTTGGAAAGGTTCTGCGTTTGGTGGTGCTAGAGGACGCACTGATGTACCCAGAATTGTCGATTGGTATATGGAAGGCAAAATCAATATTGATGATTTGATCACTCACACTATGCCGTTAGAGCGCATTAATGATGCCTTTGATTTAATGCATAAAGGTGAATCAATACGTAGTGTCGTCACTTTTTAGCAACTATTGTGCCAAATCTAAAGAGTTAGGAGGAGTGTTTGTGATTCATCCTAACTTTATAGATAATTACTGCACTTCATTTAGTTTTTTGAGCCTGGCAAGCTAACAAATGACGCTGAATGCTAAGCACAACACCTTTAGTACTATTCTTCACTGCCTGGTTAGAGTAGCGAATGACTTGATAGCCAAGTTGATTGAGGCGAGCATCTCGCTGTTGATCGTCGGCTTTCTGCTCAGCTTTTTTGTACAAATTGCCACTGTACTTATTACTATCAACTTCAACGATCAACTTATGACCAGGAAAGGCAAAGTTAAAGTGATAACCATCAAGACAATGGTTCTGTATATGTTCTATGCCAGCGGACGTTAGTGCATCACTAAGGATGTGCTGAATATTGGTCGAGTAAGTGTCACTCAATGCTGGCATCCTTTTAATTAATTGTTTACTATTTTACATCAAAGACACTTATGGTAAACTAGGTTTTAGAGGCTGCTTAGATTTCTAAAACCGGAATCTAGTAGTAGTGTCTCTTATCAAGCTAAAACTAGCATCAACTAGAGCTTATTGGCAACCACGCCAAAAGTTTTAGTACCTGTCACTCTGCAAAGATGCTTGAATACATAGCCTGAGAAAAGCAAACTTTAATTAAATCTGTCATTTGCTCATCTTGAGTAACACAACTGCCTGACTTGTGTTAAAGTGTCAATTACAGATTACATTCGGTTGTGCAGTTTTTTGTTTTCATACTACAGAACTCTCTCCGAATCTAACTTCTACACCTACGATTCTGGAGACTTTTATGTCAATTTACGTCGGTAATTTATCCTATGAGGTAGAGCAAGATGACCTCAAACAAGTTTTCCTAGAGTATGGAGACGTTAAGAGCGTACAACTACCTACAGACCGAGAAACAGGGCGAGTAAGAGGATTCGCTTTTGTAGAAATGGGAACAGAAGCCGAAGAAACTGCGGCGATTGAAGCCCTTGATGGTGCTGAGTGGATGGGACGTAACTTAAAAGTAAATAAAGCTAAACCTAGAGAAGATAGATCTTCTGGCGGTGGAAGACGAGGAAACGGTGGTGGCGGATACTCTCGCCGCTACTAAGCTTCGCGACAAAGAACTTAACTCTAAAGTCTTAGGGGCAGATAAAGAGTCTGCCTTTTTTAATTTTTGTTATTCAACAGTCACTTCACTGTCAATTAAATTCGGAGAGAGAATGACCCAAATAATTCTGGGCGAAAATGAAGGAATTGAGTCAGCCTTGCGCCGCTTTAAACGACAAGTCTCCAAAGCTGGGATTTTTCCAGATATGCGGAAACACCGCCACTTTGAAACACCGATTGAAAAACGCAAGCGCAAAGAACTTGCCAAGCACAAACAGCGCAAGCGGGGAGGACGTCGCTATTAAAATTACTAAAAAGAAGGAATTTTAATAGAACGAGATTTTGCTAGATAAAAGAGGAAGGCGATCGTTCTCAGTCTAAAATCAGAACGGCTGCGATATAAAGACTATTCGACTTCCTTGGCTCACGATAACATCTGCCGCTACTTAACAACTGAATATGCCTCAACCTTCACAAGCTGGTTATTAAATATTAATACACCTAGTATTTCACTTCTACCAACGGAACTAAAACTCGATTCTATCCGTTCAGACGCTTTACATTTCTTGCTAGATTACCAACGAATTCTCCATCTAGAGTTGCAAACCATACCTCTGCGAATGCTCGATTATTAGGTAAGACTATACCGTCAGTACGAGTATCCCATAGAACAAGTTGTTATCTTGTTGAAACAGACAAACTCTGATCCTGATTTATATTAGAGCAATTTGTAGCCGATAATACAGTTCATCGCTACCGAGTTATCAGCATTTGGGAGCAAGACCCACTTTTTTACTAGCAACTCCAGGATTACTTCCTCTAGCAGCTTTAGCACAGACAAATACTCCTGAGGCTTTATTACAGCAAATTGCTGCTCAGGTCGATATGATTGAAGAAATAGAAGAACAGCGTAATATTTCAGTTTGTGTTGAGGTTTTAGCAAGCTTGAAGTTTGATCGAAACTTGCTTAAACAGTATTTGAGAGAGGATCTG
Encoded proteins:
- a CDS encoding tetratricopeptide repeat protein; this encodes MDNSLAIVYLAILLVLLSAAGLTIFRQIFKTRKTENVLSRLQKKLNKEKGTTQEYYELASIYLDKKVHAQAISLFQKALKTAELEAEENVAPIYNGLGYAYFAQEQYDLAIRNYKEALKYQPQYITALNNLGHAYERKSLTAQALQTYEQALELEPNNSTAKRRSEKLRRRLVTS
- a CDS encoding photosystem II protein Y; protein product: MDMRVAFVLLPVIAAASWALFNIAPAAIRQIQAFLNKEA
- a CDS encoding RNA-binding protein, with protein sequence MSIYVGNLSYEVEQDDLKQVFLEYGDVKSVQLPTDRETGRVRGFAFVEMGTEAEETAAIEALDGAEWMGRNLKVNKAKPREDRSSGGGRRGNGGGGYSRRY
- a CDS encoding DUF559 domain-containing protein produces the protein MPALSDTYSTNIQHILSDALTSAGIEHIQNHCLDGYHFNFAFPGHKLIVEVDSNKYSGNLYKKAEQKADDQQRDARLNQLGYQVIRYSNQAVKNSTKGVVLSIQRHLLACQAQKTK
- the rplT gene encoding 50S ribosomal protein L20, whose translation is MTRVKRGNVARKRRKKILKLAKGFRGSHSTLFRTANQQVMKALRSAYRDRKKRKRDFRRLWITRINAAARQHDMSYSQLIGNLKKANIQLNRKMLAQMAVLDPASFGKVAEMANQARG
- the rpmI gene encoding 50S ribosomal protein L35 produces the protein MPKLKTRKAAAKRFRATGSGKIVRRKAFKNHLLQHKSSARKRRLSQMEVVDERDEQNVRFMLPYL
- a CDS encoding S-(hydroxymethyl)glutathione dehydrogenase/class III alcohol dehydrogenase: MDVKAAVAWDAGQPLTIETVQLEGPQTGEVLVEIKATGVCHTDAFTLSGADPEGLFPAILGHEGAGVVVEVGSGVKSLKVGDRVIPLYTPECRQCEYCLSRKTNLCQAIRSTQGRGVMPDGTSRFSLDGTMLHHYMGTSTFANYTVLPEIAVAKIREDAPFDKVCYIGCGVTTGIGAVIYTAKVEPGAKVIVFGLGGIGLNVIQGARMVGAEMIVGVDINPSKRALAEKFGMTHFVNPKEVEGELVPHLVDLTKGGADYTFECIGNVNVMRQALECCHKGWGVSVIIGVAAAGQEICTRPFQLVTGRVWKGSAFGGARGRTDVPRIVDWYMEGKINIDDLITHTMPLERINDAFDLMHKGESIRSVVTF
- a CDS encoding TIGR04376 family protein, yielding MVGLFDDFNRFLENRLEEFLRNNPHLELEALLEQLREQEEDTLKLIADLQLQEKRAQDEILATAQEIQRWHVRVEKAKAANRLDLAQPAQEREAALLREGNQRWGHMQGLKERITQAKELLRQIQQRRQEVQSKATEAQTNRANYQAQQLWETDGWNRRARSQGADDLEATFQRWETQEELDQLKRNMGR
- a CDS encoding gamma carbonic anhydrase family protein, whose translation is MSVISYWSNPDLSAAAFVAANATVIGKVTIAAGVNVWYGAVIRGDIERIEIGEYTNIQDGAILHGDPGKPTILEDHVTVGHRAVIHSAYIERGSLIGIGAVILDGVRIGTGSIIGAGAVVNKDVPPRSLVVGVPGKCIREVSQTEAAELITHARRYEKLALVHAGKGTDLGFTP
- a CDS encoding transporter substrate-binding domain-containing protein, which produces MKVKRQLLLIICSFFLASMNITGIVSDRWGNFPFVIARSAVPQAIAAHAADLPEIKQRGYLLVAVKDNLRPLGYRDAQGNLQGLEIELARRLAQDLLGSDNAIRFQAVANRDRLAVVLNNQVDFTIANVTVTESRARLISFSLPYYFDGTAMITKDSSAQSLSNFAARRIAVLQGSSTISTVRYLIPSAQLIGVNSYMQAYSLLEANAADAFAADASVLSGWVQEYPQYRLLPTLLSAEPLAVVMPKGLQYNALRQQVNAAIARYLSEGWLQQRARYWGLPVQTRSEN
- the rpsU gene encoding 30S ribosomal protein S21, translating into MTQIILGENEGIESALRRFKRQVSKAGIFPDMRKHRHFETPIEKRKRKELAKHKQRKRGGRRY
- a CDS encoding TIGR02652 family protein, with protein sequence MINPGLQYPIFGPEIQCPHCRQTIPALTLTDTYLCPRHGAFEAEPKTGELVHLQSGRHWRRWNSEWYRQHTHPDGIRFEIHEALDRLYTQGYRATRVIIARRYQELISGYLERSTPWRGQSETAKPRLYGLPVEFSPDPKEEPCWEVINFDLEKEPGVPVRYPYFRLFE
- a CDS encoding DUF4359 domain-containing protein, whose translation is MKNSHIITYVGVAALAGIGITMAVTNPSLPAYEVYAVQRLTEYLKSDVCPQVPEVFGNILQRNCAKIVDSSQAQMRLIITQATQQQNFVFFSIYRTDLSLNPLLPSYQFETVGVFNNFYTYRAQQQ
- a CDS encoding VOC family protein, whose amino-acid sequence is MHHASIRTADIHRAIAFYELLGFTVCDRFTTGYTLACWMEGLGGRIELIQIPEPRPAPDAFNDEHYVGYYHLSFDLGTVTNDLPEWLTALKHRFTEAQQSQPEQYQALKVLLEPTQQQIGDRCYEVAFIADADGLPLEFIRVYE